A genomic segment from Holophagales bacterium encodes:
- a CDS encoding glycosyltransferase, translated as MRVLHAVHGFAPEFRGGVEAYVESVASAQKARGDDAFVLSGSDRRGSSARLTEEFVAGVPVFRLEGLGPHTERLRDRPDGEAIVRGLLGRLGPDVLHVHSWLRLVPNLAAVAAAAGTPTVATLHDVALSCPRVHRLKADLSFCRAPESPGLCTPCVRRDPWETDSEVEDELSLRASFLERERSLLAAVLVPSEAQRRLLEEVGAFPGGALAVLPVALPELPFPAAAAARATPGLDVGHWGNLLPAKGTHLLVAAAASLPESLGVVVHLFGTAPDAAFESALRSSAPPGRVVFHGPYVPSDLPRFPLDAAAFPSLAHESHSFTLDEAFSLGLPLVVSDAGALPERVGPRGLVVRSGDAEGLADALRRLAEEPGLRAQLRAACPSEPPIPFPEHLSRLDAVYRAACQAGARSLPALPAAQERLLALQRRASRRLDEALAARAGLDRLQAQATSAVEARDVELTRLYDTEVALRAEVSSLGERLAHAVQDLDAERHATGAAHGQLQAVLSRRSVRLALRLSRLLGRG; from the coding sequence ATGCGCGTCCTGCACGCCGTCCACGGGTTCGCGCCCGAGTTCCGGGGTGGCGTGGAGGCGTACGTGGAGTCCGTGGCGTCGGCGCAGAAGGCCCGCGGAGACGACGCCTTCGTCCTTTCGGGCTCCGATCGCCGCGGCAGCTCGGCCCGCTTGACGGAAGAGTTCGTCGCCGGCGTTCCCGTCTTCCGGCTCGAAGGGCTCGGCCCGCACACCGAACGCCTGCGCGACCGCCCCGACGGCGAAGCGATCGTCCGCGGCCTCCTCGGGCGCCTGGGCCCCGACGTCCTCCACGTCCACTCCTGGCTGCGCCTCGTCCCGAACCTCGCGGCCGTGGCCGCCGCGGCAGGGACCCCCACGGTCGCGACGCTCCACGACGTCGCCCTCTCCTGCCCCCGCGTCCACCGCCTGAAGGCCGACCTTTCGTTCTGCCGGGCTCCCGAGTCCCCCGGGCTCTGTACCCCTTGCGTGAGGCGCGACCCGTGGGAGACGGATTCCGAGGTCGAAGACGAGCTGTCGCTGAGGGCGTCCTTCCTCGAAAGGGAGCGGTCTCTCCTCGCGGCCGTGCTCGTGCCGTCCGAGGCGCAGCGAAGGCTCCTCGAGGAGGTCGGGGCCTTTCCCGGGGGAGCGCTCGCGGTCCTTCCGGTCGCCCTGCCGGAGCTTCCCTTCCCTGCGGCCGCTGCCGCGCGCGCCACGCCAGGTCTCGACGTCGGCCACTGGGGAAACCTCCTCCCGGCGAAGGGAACGCACCTCCTCGTTGCGGCGGCGGCCTCCCTCCCCGAGTCGCTCGGCGTCGTCGTCCACCTCTTCGGAACGGCGCCGGACGCGGCATTCGAGAGCGCGCTGCGGTCCTCCGCACCACCGGGCCGCGTCGTCTTCCACGGTCCCTACGTCCCCTCCGATCTCCCACGCTTCCCGCTCGACGCCGCCGCGTTTCCTTCGCTGGCGCACGAGTCGCACTCGTTCACGCTCGACGAGGCCTTCTCCCTCGGCCTGCCCCTGGTCGTTTCCGACGCGGGAGCCCTTCCCGAACGGGTCGGACCTCGCGGCCTCGTCGTGCGCTCCGGCGACGCAGAAGGCCTCGCGGACGCGCTCCGGCGCCTTGCGGAGGAACCCGGCCTCCGCGCGCAGCTGCGCGCCGCCTGCCCTTCCGAACCGCCGATCCCGTTCCCGGAGCACCTCTCCCGGCTGGACGCGGTCTACCGGGCAGCGTGCCAGGCCGGAGCGCGCAGCCTTCCGGCACTCCCCGCGGCGCAGGAACGGCTGCTGGCACTCCAGCGGAGGGCCTCCCGCCGCCTGGACGAGGCCCTCGCGGCGAGAGCGGGGCTCGACCGCCTGCAGGCCCAGGCGACGTCGGCCGTCGAGGCGCGGGACGTCGAGCTCACGCGTCTCTACGACACCGAGGTCGCGCTGCGCGCCGAGGTCTCCTCCCTCGGCGAACGGCTCGCGCATGCGGTGCAGGATCTCGACGCCGAGAGGCACGCGACCGGGGCGGCGCACGGCCAGCTCCAGGCGGTCCTCTCGCGAAGGAGCGTCCGGCTCGCGCTCAGGCTCTCCCGCCTCCTGGGCCGGGGCTGA
- a CDS encoding glycosyltransferase family 2 protein, with translation MRLLSAVIVNYRSAALAAGCVASLRREAAGAGVPLEVVVVDNSAEPDERAFLGTLDQVRYVPLATNAGYAGGLNAGVGAATGDVLLLANPDLVFPSGSLPPLIRALETPNAGAAGPRFTWDEEGRWLLPPLWLPSPGEEVAKILARSRLAWGAPLRRAWHAVALPQWEASSPIAVPGLVGALVAVPRDVWTRVGPFDDRYPLFYEDTDWAVRLAHEGLSAILVPASRVVHLHGQSTARSAEGSLAAFLVSEQRYFDLHFSGAARALRGAAGALLPAAAARDVPVVRTPPRLEWSFRGRVLVEITTVPELAPAAGRFVEEGFLDLAGADWERVPAGPVYLRVTERASGDVLVSTAFRKDEPLSPGPGGGRA, from the coding sequence GTGCGCCTCCTCTCCGCCGTCATCGTCAACTACCGCTCCGCGGCCCTCGCCGCCGGCTGCGTCGCGAGTCTTCGACGCGAGGCGGCCGGTGCAGGCGTCCCCCTCGAGGTCGTCGTCGTCGACAACAGCGCCGAGCCGGATGAACGCGCGTTCCTGGGGACGCTCGACCAGGTCCGTTACGTGCCGCTCGCGACGAACGCCGGCTACGCCGGCGGGCTGAACGCCGGGGTCGGGGCGGCGACCGGCGACGTTCTCCTCCTCGCGAACCCGGACCTCGTCTTTCCGAGCGGCTCGCTCCCTCCGCTGATCAGGGCCCTGGAGACGCCGAACGCCGGCGCGGCCGGGCCCCGCTTCACGTGGGACGAGGAGGGACGCTGGCTCCTTCCGCCTCTCTGGCTCCCTTCCCCGGGTGAGGAGGTCGCGAAGATCCTCGCCCGCTCGCGGCTGGCATGGGGCGCTCCTCTCCGGAGAGCCTGGCACGCCGTCGCGCTGCCGCAGTGGGAGGCGTCCTCCCCGATCGCGGTCCCCGGCCTCGTCGGCGCCCTCGTCGCCGTCCCGCGCGACGTCTGGACGAGGGTCGGGCCCTTCGACGACCGGTATCCGCTCTTCTACGAGGACACCGACTGGGCCGTCCGGCTGGCTCACGAGGGGCTCTCGGCGATCCTCGTTCCCGCCTCGCGCGTCGTCCACCTCCACGGGCAGAGCACCGCGCGCTCGGCAGAGGGTTCTCTCGCCGCCTTCCTGGTGTCCGAGCAGCGCTACTTCGACCTTCACTTCTCCGGGGCGGCCCGCGCGCTCCGCGGTGCGGCGGGAGCGCTCCTGCCGGCCGCCGCCGCCCGCGACGTCCCGGTGGTCCGAACGCCGCCCCGCCTCGAGTGGAGCTTCCGGGGGCGGGTTCTCGTCGAGATCACCACGGTCCCCGAGCTGGCTCCGGCGGCGGGACGATTCGTCGAGGAGGGCTTCCTCGATCTGGCGGGGGCCGATTGGGAGCGGGTCCCCGCGGGGCCGGTCTATCTCCGGGTCACGGAGCGGGCCTCGGGAGACGTCCTCGTCTCGACGGCCTTCCGCAAGGACGAGCCGCTCAGCCCCGGCCCAGGAGGCGGGAGAGCCTGA
- a CDS encoding GNAT family N-acetyltransferase: MTRLEVRAFAPGDLPGIQRLFQRAYGSELRAEEWEWKYGRSPFEHFGVVGERQGEVVAYYGGWRWRLHGAGERRDALVFCDIMTDPSARMAGRLPPLIPLHEAAMGLASAAGIPYFCGFPNRGAARFGSRFLGYRYEWMAACSAPLPTLTVRPRTASTWRSPTRSRRRSTRSPAGSTPSPASAWSGRAPSSTGATTHAPSVTTASTRCSPGERRRRTPSPRRRGPSRSSSTCSRGSPARERGSTRSSPPSPATWRRGGSPSCGSA, translated from the coding sequence TTGACCCGCCTCGAGGTGAGGGCGTTCGCGCCGGGAGACCTTCCGGGCATCCAGAGGCTCTTCCAGCGCGCCTACGGGTCCGAGCTCAGGGCCGAGGAGTGGGAGTGGAAGTACGGGCGGAGCCCGTTCGAGCACTTCGGCGTCGTCGGCGAGCGGCAGGGCGAGGTCGTCGCGTACTACGGCGGGTGGCGGTGGCGCCTCCACGGCGCCGGCGAGCGGCGCGACGCTCTCGTCTTCTGCGACATCATGACCGACCCCTCGGCACGTATGGCCGGGCGCCTCCCGCCGCTCATCCCGCTGCACGAGGCCGCGATGGGGCTCGCTTCTGCGGCCGGCATCCCTTATTTCTGCGGGTTCCCGAACCGGGGCGCCGCTCGCTTCGGAAGCCGGTTCCTCGGGTACCGCTACGAGTGGATGGCCGCCTGCTCGGCGCCCCTGCCCACGCTCACCGTCCGGCCCCGGACGGCTTCGACGTGGCGATCTCCGACACGTTCCCGGAGGAGATCGACGCGCTCGCCGGCCGGCTCCACGCCCTCCCCGGCTTCCGCGTGGAGCGGTCGCGCGCCGTCCTCAACTGGCGCTACCACGCACGCCCCCAGCGTTACTACCGCGTCTACACGGTGCTCGCCGGGGGAGAGGCGAAGGCGTACGCCGTCGCCTCGACGGCGGGGCCCGTCGCGGTCCTCGTCGACCTGCAGTCGGGGCAGCCCGGCACGGGAGAGGGGCTCGACGCGCTCTTCTCCGCCGTCGCCCGCGACCTGGCGCCGCGGGGGATCACCGAGCTGCGGGTCGGCCTGA
- a CDS encoding glycosyltransferase family 4 protein, protein MSRILVLSPEPARSRMAGMGIRACEIARHLAAAGHSTTLAAPGDPAEAPEWLGSSGVALERLDAATLAPLAARHDGAVVSGHVSNELFRVAAPLPTLVDLYDPFLVENLAYASRLGPGVFRHDHATLSLQLERGDRFLVSSPLQRAFFAGFLLAIGRVNPGVWADDPSLERLLSVAPFGVPAEPPVPGPALLRTAGNGIGPDDPVLFFGGVYDWYDPAALLAVFDRVLESVPACRLVFVASPNPDTTPQGAYARAAETARARGWHGRQVLFVPWFPYDARGAVYLEATAAVLTHRPGLETDLSLRTRGLDFLWAGLPIVSNRGGAMGQLLADSGAGLLVDTDDAEGLAAALVKVLTDPAVRADLSARGRAAAAAYRWERTLAPVLDFAAAPAFDPHRPAARPGAAGASRSLRERLADALSTRRGR, encoded by the coding sequence ATGTCGCGGATCCTCGTCCTCTCGCCGGAACCCGCGCGCTCCCGGATGGCCGGCATGGGGATCCGGGCGTGCGAGATCGCGCGGCATCTCGCGGCCGCCGGCCACTCCACGACGCTCGCCGCTCCCGGCGACCCCGCCGAAGCTCCGGAGTGGCTGGGCTCCTCGGGCGTCGCGCTCGAGCGGCTCGATGCCGCCACGCTCGCCCCGCTCGCGGCGCGACACGACGGCGCCGTCGTCTCCGGCCACGTCTCGAACGAGCTGTTCCGGGTCGCAGCACCGCTCCCGACTCTCGTCGACCTCTACGACCCGTTCCTCGTCGAGAACCTCGCCTACGCCTCACGCCTCGGCCCCGGGGTCTTCCGGCACGATCACGCCACGCTCTCCCTGCAGCTCGAGCGAGGCGACCGCTTCCTCGTCTCCTCGCCGCTGCAGCGCGCGTTCTTCGCCGGCTTCCTCCTGGCAATCGGCCGGGTGAACCCGGGAGTCTGGGCCGACGACCCCTCGCTCGAGCGGCTCCTTTCCGTCGCGCCCTTCGGTGTCCCCGCCGAGCCGCCGGTCCCGGGGCCGGCTCTTCTGCGGACGGCCGGCAACGGCATCGGCCCGGACGACCCCGTCCTCTTCTTCGGCGGCGTCTACGACTGGTACGACCCCGCGGCCCTTCTCGCCGTCTTCGACCGCGTGCTCGAGAGCGTCCCCGCGTGCCGCCTCGTCTTCGTGGCGAGCCCCAATCCCGACACGACACCGCAGGGCGCCTACGCGCGGGCGGCGGAGACGGCGCGCGCGCGCGGCTGGCACGGCCGCCAGGTCCTGTTCGTCCCGTGGTTCCCGTACGACGCCCGTGGCGCCGTCTACCTCGAGGCGACGGCCGCGGTCCTGACGCACCGCCCCGGGCTCGAGACCGACCTGTCGCTGCGCACGCGCGGCCTCGACTTCCTCTGGGCGGGCCTCCCGATCGTCTCGAACCGGGGAGGCGCGATGGGGCAGCTCCTCGCCGATTCGGGCGCGGGGCTCCTCGTCGACACCGACGACGCCGAGGGTCTCGCCGCCGCCCTCGTGAAGGTCCTCACCGATCCGGCGGTCCGGGCCGACCTCTCGGCGCGCGGCCGGGCCGCGGCCGCGGCGTACCGCTGGGAACGGACCCTCGCGCCTGTCCTCGACTTCGCCGCCGCCCCCGCGTTCGACCCGCACCGCCCGGCCGCTCGCCCCGGCGCGGCAGGCGCCTCGCGCAGCCTGAGGGAGCGGCTCGCCGACGCCCTCTCCACGAGGCGCGGCCGGTGA